A region from the Desulfitobacterium dehalogenans ATCC 51507 genome encodes:
- the nifU gene encoding Fe-S cluster assembly scaffold protein NifU — translation MYTEKVMDHFMNPRNVGEIENPDGVGEVGNAKCGDIMRIYLDVDGDIIKDVKFKTFGCGAAVATSSMVTEMVKGKTIEEALKITNAAVAEALDGLPPAKMHCSNLAADALHEAIKDYHQKTLKV, via the coding sequence ATGTATACAGAAAAAGTAATGGATCATTTTATGAATCCCCGTAATGTGGGTGAGATTGAAAATCCTGACGGTGTCGGTGAAGTGGGTAACGCTAAATGTGGCGATATTATGCGTATTTATTTAGATGTTGATGGAGATATTATAAAAGACGTTAAATTTAAGACCTTTGGCTGTGGAGCCGCTGTAGCTACCAGCAGCATGGTCACGGAAATGGTTAAAGGCAAGACGATAGAAGAGGCTCTCAAAATTACAAATGCTGCTGTTGCCGAAGCCCTTGACGGACTTCCCCCAGCTAAGATGCATTGCTCTAACTTAGCTGCTGATGCACTGCACGAAGCTATTAAAGATTATCATCAGAAAACTTTAAAGGTATAG
- the nifS gene encoding cysteine desulfurase NifS, translating into MRRVYLDHSATTPVDPEVAKLMMTYYTEKYGNPSSVHSFGRDAKAALENARESVAKLLGAQPTEITFTSGGTEADNLAIIGTAEAQSKKGKHIITSAVEHHAVLETCEFLEKNGYELTIVPVDEEGLIAVEDVEKAIRPDTILITIMHANNEVGTIQPIAEIGKLARDKGIVFHVDAVQSFGKIPIDVVAMNVDLMTVSSHKIYGPKGVGALYIRKGVRVIPRIYGGGQEKKRRSGTENTPGIIGFGKACEIAAQRMEEEAAREAKLRDKLLEGIMEKIDYVKLNGPQGEKRLPGILNVSIQFIEGEALLLSLDMMGIAASSGSACTSGSLDPSHVLLAMGLTHEIAHGSLRFSFGRQNTEEDVDYVLEQLPKIVERLRMMSPLYDQAKHSKCSQAKAQ; encoded by the coding sequence ATGCGCAGAGTATACCTTGACCATAGCGCGACAACTCCAGTCGATCCTGAAGTTGCTAAGCTCATGATGACTTATTACACAGAGAAATATGGAAATCCCTCCAGTGTTCACAGCTTTGGACGGGACGCCAAAGCAGCCTTGGAGAACGCCAGAGAGTCTGTTGCCAAGCTTCTGGGTGCACAACCTACAGAAATCACCTTTACCAGCGGCGGCACAGAGGCAGATAACCTTGCCATAATCGGAACGGCTGAAGCTCAGAGCAAAAAAGGAAAACATATCATCACTTCAGCTGTTGAACACCACGCTGTCCTGGAGACCTGTGAATTCCTTGAGAAGAATGGCTATGAGCTCACCATTGTTCCGGTGGATGAAGAAGGACTTATCGCTGTTGAAGATGTTGAAAAGGCCATTCGACCCGATACGATATTGATTACGATCATGCACGCCAATAACGAAGTGGGAACCATTCAGCCTATTGCTGAGATCGGGAAGTTAGCTCGGGATAAAGGGATTGTCTTCCATGTGGATGCGGTACAATCCTTTGGCAAGATTCCCATCGATGTGGTAGCTATGAATGTGGACCTGATGACCGTATCAAGCCACAAGATTTATGGACCGAAAGGGGTAGGAGCTCTTTACATCCGCAAAGGTGTCCGGGTTATTCCCCGCATCTATGGCGGTGGCCAAGAGAAGAAACGCCGTTCCGGTACAGAAAACACTCCTGGAATCATCGGTTTCGGCAAAGCCTGTGAGATAGCTGCTCAGCGGATGGAAGAGGAAGCTGCCCGGGAAGCCAAGCTAAGAGACAAGCTTCTCGAAGGCATTATGGAAAAGATAGATTACGTGAAATTGAATGGACCTCAAGGAGAGAAACGCCTCCCTGGTATTTTGAATGTCAGCATTCAATTCATTGAAGGTGAAGCACTTCTTTTAAGCCTTGATATGATGGGCATTGCTGCTTCCAGCGGCTCAGCCTGCACCTCCGGATCTTTAGATCCCTCTCATGTCTTGCTGGCCATGGGATTGACTCACGAAATTGCTCATGGTTCCTTGCGGTTCTCCTTCGGACGTCAGAATACGGAGGAAGATGTGGATTATGTCTTAGAACAATTACCAAAAATCGTAGAACGGCTGCGGATGATGTCTCCGCTCTACGACCAGGCCAAACATAGCAAATGCAGTCAGGCAAAAGCGCAATAA
- a CDS encoding RrF2 family transcriptional regulator: MKLSTKGRYGLTAMVDLALNSGEGPISLKSIADRQGLSEHYLEQLISGLRKAGLVKSIRGAQGGYVLGKKAEKIRIGDIIRVLEGPIAPVECEANGDPECCQKSDYCVTRTIREKVRDPIEDVLDSISLADLVKDPQTMSTIADSG, encoded by the coding sequence TTGAAGCTTTCTACGAAAGGCCGCTATGGTCTCACGGCCATGGTTGATCTAGCTTTAAATTCAGGCGAAGGGCCGATCTCCCTAAAAAGTATAGCTGATCGACAAGGATTGTCTGAGCACTATCTCGAGCAACTGATTTCCGGACTTCGCAAAGCCGGATTAGTGAAAAGCATTCGAGGAGCACAAGGTGGATATGTCTTGGGTAAGAAAGCAGAAAAAATTAGAATTGGCGATATTATTAGGGTTTTAGAAGGACCGATAGCACCGGTAGAGTGTGAAGCCAATGGAGATCCTGAATGCTGTCAGAAGTCGGATTATTGTGTGACGCGGACCATTCGGGAGAAGGTTCGTGACCCTATTGAAGATGTCTTGGATTCCATCAGCTTGGCCGACCTGGTTAAAGATCCTCAGACCATGAGTACAATTGCAGACTCCGGATAA
- a CDS encoding replication-associated recombination protein A, with translation MDLFSASFNPHQVAPLAERMRPRTLDEYIGQSEIIGKGKLLRRAIEADRVTSLILYGPPGTGKTSLAQVIANTTSSAFVRINAVAAGVKELREIIQTATEQLHLYGKKTLVFCDEVHRFNKGQQDALLPAVENGTITFIGATTENPFFELNSALLSRSTLFRLQPLTTEDIRSGLTQALADKERGLGNYSVSIGPEAWEHWLNFANGDLRRALNALELAVLTTPPEQGVRRITLSVAEESIQQRAMRFDKNGDNHYDIISAFIKSMRGSDPDAALYWLAVLLESGEDPRFIVRRIIVHASEDVGLADPMAMLQAHAAANALEWVGFPEARIPIAQAVLAIATAPKSNSTIMAIDRATGYVRSHPTGQVPEHLRDANYPGAKKLGHGKDYLYPHDYPGHWVEQGYLPKAVRGENFFIPSGVGQDRGNRGKRNLD, from the coding sequence ATGGACTTATTTTCAGCTTCCTTTAACCCTCATCAAGTAGCCCCTCTGGCGGAGCGGATGCGTCCCAGGACCCTTGATGAGTATATCGGGCAATCCGAAATCATCGGCAAGGGAAAACTTCTCCGCCGGGCCATCGAAGCGGATCGGGTCACTTCCCTCATTCTTTACGGACCTCCGGGAACAGGTAAGACCTCCCTGGCCCAAGTCATCGCCAATACAACCTCCTCCGCCTTTGTGCGCATTAATGCAGTGGCTGCCGGTGTCAAAGAACTTCGGGAGATCATTCAGACGGCTACGGAGCAGCTTCATCTCTATGGAAAGAAAACCCTTGTCTTCTGTGATGAAGTTCATCGTTTTAATAAAGGTCAACAAGATGCCTTGCTCCCCGCAGTGGAGAATGGGACCATTACCTTTATCGGAGCGACCACCGAAAATCCTTTTTTCGAGCTTAACTCGGCTCTGTTAAGCCGTTCCACCCTCTTTCGCCTCCAGCCTCTCACGACAGAAGATATTCGCAGCGGCTTGACACAAGCTCTGGCAGATAAGGAACGAGGGCTGGGAAATTACTCGGTAAGCATTGGGCCGGAGGCTTGGGAGCATTGGCTTAATTTCGCCAACGGGGATCTGCGGCGGGCCTTGAACGCTTTGGAATTGGCCGTACTCACCACCCCTCCTGAACAGGGAGTGCGTCGTATTACCTTGTCTGTAGCTGAAGAATCCATACAGCAAAGAGCTATGCGTTTTGATAAAAATGGAGATAATCATTACGATATTATCTCCGCCTTTATCAAAAGCATGCGTGGTTCCGATCCCGATGCAGCCCTCTATTGGTTGGCAGTCCTTCTAGAGTCGGGAGAAGATCCTCGGTTTATCGTGCGCCGGATTATCGTCCATGCTTCTGAAGATGTGGGACTGGCTGATCCTATGGCAATGCTCCAGGCTCATGCGGCAGCCAATGCCCTGGAATGGGTGGGGTTTCCTGAAGCCAGAATCCCTATAGCCCAGGCCGTCCTGGCCATCGCCACAGCACCCAAGAGCAACAGCACCATTATGGCCATCGACAGGGCCACGGGCTATGTCCGCTCCCATCCCACAGGTCAGGTCCCTGAGCATCTTCGAGATGCTAATTATCCGGGAGCCAAAAAATTAGGCCATGGCAAAGATTATCTCTATCCTCACGACTACCCCGGTCATTGGGTGGAGCAAGGGTATTTACCCAAAGCGGTCCGGGGGGAGAATTTCTTTATTCCCTCCGGAGTGGGACAGGACCGCGGCAATCGCGGAAAAAGGAATCTGGATTAA
- the trxA gene encoding thioredoxin: protein MAGENVKTFTAANWNEEVLGSDKAVLVDFWAAWCGPCRMVAPIIEELANEMAGKVVIGKLNVDEEPAISGQYQVMSIPTLAVFKNGQLVDKSVGFRGKADLVKMIEKHA from the coding sequence ATGGCAGGTGAAAATGTTAAGACCTTTACAGCAGCAAATTGGAATGAAGAAGTTTTGGGTTCTGACAAAGCCGTATTAGTAGACTTCTGGGCAGCTTGGTGTGGTCCATGCCGTATGGTTGCTCCGATCATTGAGGAGCTGGCAAATGAAATGGCGGGAAAGGTTGTCATCGGTAAGCTTAACGTGGATGAGGAGCCGGCAATTTCTGGTCAATACCAAGTGATGAGCATCCCCACCTTAGCTGTTTTCAAAAACGGGCAGCTGGTGGATAAGAGTGTTGGCTTCCGTGGTAAGGCCGATCTCGTCAAAATGATTGAGAAGCATGCCTAA
- a CDS encoding metal-sensitive transcriptional regulator — protein sequence MQENSDLAQKEDIIRRLKKIEGQVKGLQRMVDNEKYCVDILIQVAAVRAAINKVGVLIFENHSRECLQKAVEENHQDESIDELITVLSKFIK from the coding sequence GTGCAGGAAAACTCTGATTTAGCACAAAAAGAAGATATTATCCGGCGTTTAAAGAAAATTGAAGGCCAGGTTAAAGGTCTTCAACGTATGGTGGATAATGAAAAGTATTGTGTGGATATTCTAATTCAAGTTGCAGCAGTACGCGCAGCCATTAATAAAGTCGGCGTTTTAATCTTTGAAAACCATTCGCGGGAATGTTTGCAAAAAGCTGTGGAAGAAAACCACCAGGACGAATCCATCGATGAATTAATTACGGTTTTATCGAAATTTATTAAGTAG
- the aspS gene encoding aspartate--tRNA ligase, whose product MTLLANRTESGSLRLSHAGEVIHLLGWVQRRRDHGGVIFVDLRDRSGFVQVVFNPDMPDFAAAERLRSEYVVAIKGKVRPRPEGATNPNLETGEIEVVAESLTILNGAKTPPFYIQDDVDVDEMVRLKYRYLDLRRPEMQKVFKIRHQVTQVMRNFFDSQGFYEIETPVLIKSSPEGARDYLVPSRVHPGEFYALPQSPQIFKQLLMVSGMEKYFQIARCFRDEDLRADRQPEFTQLDVEMSFAEVEDILPMMEELMVRIFKETTGRDIPHPFPRMTYKEAMELYGSDKPDIRFGMEMVDVAECVKDSNFKVFTDTLAKGGRVKGLCAKGCAGMPRRELDGLVQFVSIYGAKGLAYIVLAEEGIKSPIAKFFTEEQLNDLIAKLKGETGDILFFVADKEAVVADALGHLRLELGKRLGLIPEDAFNFLWVTEFPLLEWDEEEKRFIAIHHPFTSPMTEDLPLLKTEPGKVRAKAYDMVLNGTELGGGSIRIHQREVQEQMFDLLGLTPEEAKAKFGYLLDAFEYGTPPHGGIAFGLDRLTMLLTDKDNIRDVIAFPKTQSASDLMIQAPSSVDEKQLKELHIKRDILPGKTK is encoded by the coding sequence ATGACCTTATTAGCTAATCGAACCGAATCAGGAAGCTTAAGACTGAGCCATGCCGGAGAAGTGATTCACCTTTTAGGTTGGGTACAACGCCGCCGGGATCACGGGGGAGTTATCTTCGTAGATCTCCGCGACCGCTCAGGCTTTGTACAGGTTGTATTTAACCCCGATATGCCTGATTTTGCAGCAGCAGAACGCCTGCGTTCAGAATATGTGGTAGCTATTAAAGGAAAAGTGCGCCCGCGTCCGGAAGGAGCGACCAACCCCAATCTGGAGACCGGAGAAATTGAAGTCGTGGCTGAGTCTTTGACCATCTTAAATGGGGCAAAAACACCGCCTTTCTATATCCAGGATGATGTGGATGTGGATGAGATGGTTCGCCTTAAATATCGTTACCTTGACCTGCGTCGTCCGGAAATGCAGAAGGTCTTCAAGATTCGTCACCAAGTCACCCAAGTTATGCGGAATTTCTTCGACAGCCAGGGGTTCTATGAAATCGAGACCCCGGTGCTGATTAAATCTTCACCGGAAGGGGCCAGAGACTATCTCGTTCCCAGCCGTGTTCACCCCGGGGAATTCTATGCTTTGCCCCAATCTCCGCAGATTTTCAAGCAGCTCCTTATGGTCTCAGGCATGGAGAAATATTTCCAAATCGCCCGCTGCTTCCGCGATGAAGACTTACGGGCAGATCGTCAGCCGGAATTTACACAATTGGATGTAGAGATGTCTTTTGCAGAAGTAGAAGACATTCTGCCCATGATGGAAGAGTTGATGGTTCGTATTTTTAAAGAGACCACCGGCCGTGATATTCCTCATCCCTTCCCACGGATGACCTACAAAGAAGCCATGGAATTGTATGGCTCGGACAAACCGGACATCCGTTTTGGTATGGAAATGGTGGATGTGGCGGAATGCGTCAAAGACTCCAATTTTAAGGTCTTTACTGATACCTTGGCCAAAGGCGGACGGGTTAAAGGTCTTTGTGCTAAAGGCTGTGCAGGGATGCCCCGCCGTGAGTTGGATGGCTTGGTTCAATTTGTCAGCATCTATGGCGCCAAGGGACTGGCCTATATCGTTTTGGCGGAAGAGGGAATCAAATCCCCCATCGCTAAATTCTTCACCGAAGAACAGCTTAACGACCTGATTGCCAAGCTGAAAGGAGAGACAGGGGATATCCTCTTCTTCGTGGCGGATAAGGAAGCGGTCGTCGCCGATGCTCTGGGGCATTTAAGACTGGAGTTAGGAAAACGGTTAGGACTTATACCCGAGGATGCCTTTAATTTCTTATGGGTTACAGAATTCCCACTCCTCGAGTGGGATGAAGAGGAGAAGCGCTTTATTGCCATTCACCATCCTTTCACTTCACCGATGACCGAGGATTTGCCCCTCTTAAAGACAGAACCTGGTAAAGTCAGAGCCAAGGCTTATGATATGGTTCTTAACGGAACAGAACTGGGTGGAGGAAGCATTCGCATCCATCAAAGAGAGGTTCAGGAGCAGATGTTTGACCTATTAGGCCTTACCCCTGAAGAAGCCAAGGCTAAATTTGGTTACTTGTTGGATGCCTTTGAATACGGTACTCCGCCTCATGGAGGGATTGCCTTCGGCTTAGACCGGTTGACCATGCTCTTAACGGACAAGGATAATATCCGGGATGTGATCGCTTTCCCCAAGACTCAAAGCGCATCGGATCTCATGATTCAAGCTCCATCTTCTGTTGACGAAAAACAATTGAAAGAATTACACATCAAAAGGGATATTCTGCCGGGTAAAACAAAATAA
- the hisS gene encoding histidine--tRNA ligase — MAIQRPKGTQDLLPGVVEQWQDLEEQIRKICKEYGYQEIRTPMFEATELFQRGVGETTDIVNKEMYTFLDKGDRSITLRPEGTASVCRAYVENKLYGGPQPVKLYYIGPMFRYERPQSGRFRQFHQFGVEVLGADKPMVDAEVITLVWDLYSRLGLKGLEVHVNSVGCPTCRPEHKKKLQEFLAPRQEQLCKDCQSRFEKNPLRILDCKNPSCQEITQGAPTTLDTLCDECAEHFKELQSLLSAAEVDYKVDPRLVRGLDYYRKTAFEVLVEDIGAQSAICGGGRYDGLVQEVGGPSTPGIGFAMGMERVLAARKLAQAEQEEAGKDYLMLVALGDQAQKEGFGIISRLRKKGIPAGIDLLGRSLKAQLKAADRVHAPYAAILGEEELHKGIIVLRDLRLGEQVELPIQDFEEDMLKRYREDGNQ, encoded by the coding sequence ATGGCTATTCAACGTCCGAAAGGAACACAGGATTTACTGCCCGGAGTAGTGGAACAATGGCAAGACCTTGAGGAGCAGATTCGGAAGATCTGTAAGGAATATGGGTATCAGGAGATCCGTACCCCTATGTTTGAAGCCACAGAGTTGTTTCAACGCGGGGTGGGTGAAACCACAGATATCGTCAATAAGGAAATGTACACCTTTCTTGATAAAGGAGATCGCTCCATTACCCTGCGCCCGGAAGGGACAGCCTCGGTATGCCGTGCTTATGTAGAGAATAAGCTCTATGGCGGTCCTCAGCCTGTAAAGCTCTACTACATTGGACCCATGTTCCGTTATGAACGTCCCCAATCGGGAAGATTTCGGCAATTTCATCAGTTTGGAGTAGAGGTCTTGGGAGCGGATAAGCCCATGGTGGATGCGGAAGTCATTACCCTGGTATGGGATTTGTACAGTCGTTTAGGGTTGAAGGGATTGGAAGTTCATGTGAACTCTGTCGGATGTCCGACCTGCCGCCCGGAGCATAAGAAAAAACTTCAGGAATTCCTGGCTCCGCGTCAAGAGCAGCTCTGTAAAGACTGTCAGTCGCGCTTTGAGAAGAATCCCTTACGGATACTGGACTGCAAGAACCCTTCCTGCCAGGAGATCACTCAGGGAGCGCCGACGACCTTGGACACCCTCTGTGATGAATGTGCGGAGCACTTTAAGGAACTTCAAAGCTTATTGAGCGCTGCCGAAGTCGACTATAAAGTCGATCCCCGCCTGGTGAGAGGATTGGATTATTATCGTAAGACCGCTTTTGAAGTGCTGGTAGAGGATATTGGCGCTCAAAGTGCCATCTGCGGAGGAGGTCGTTATGACGGCCTTGTCCAGGAGGTAGGCGGCCCCTCAACCCCCGGCATCGGTTTTGCCATGGGGATGGAGAGGGTGCTGGCGGCCCGGAAGCTTGCTCAGGCGGAACAGGAAGAGGCAGGGAAAGACTATTTGATGCTGGTGGCCTTAGGGGACCAGGCTCAAAAAGAGGGCTTCGGCATCATCAGCCGTTTGCGGAAGAAGGGAATACCTGCCGGTATCGACTTGTTGGGGCGGAGTCTCAAAGCCCAGCTTAAGGCGGCAGACCGGGTTCACGCTCCCTACGCCGCTATTCTTGGCGAAGAAGAGCTTCATAAAGGAATCATTGTTTTGCGGGATCTCCGCTTGGGAGAACAAGTTGAATTACCGATTCAGGACTTTGAAGAGGATATGCTGAAGAGATATAGGGAGGATGGAAATCAATGA
- a CDS encoding DIP1984 family protein — protein sequence MKLAEALILRADYQKRIQQLRNRLEHCVKVQEGEEPAENPQVLLSEIEAIFKELTGLIQRINRTNCQVRFDEKRTLADALVERDLLLNKRGILAQVAVNASIKHDRFSRSEVKFISTIDVAETQKQADQLSREFRELDTRIQGMNWTIDLME from the coding sequence GTGAAACTAGCGGAAGCATTGATTCTGCGAGCGGATTATCAAAAAAGAATACAACAGCTGAGGAACAGGCTGGAGCATTGTGTTAAGGTTCAAGAGGGAGAAGAACCGGCGGAGAATCCTCAGGTGTTGTTAAGTGAGATTGAGGCCATCTTCAAGGAATTAACGGGGTTGATCCAAAGGATCAACAGAACTAATTGCCAGGTCAGGTTTGATGAGAAGCGGACTCTGGCCGATGCTTTAGTAGAACGGGATCTGCTGCTCAATAAGAGGGGAATTCTTGCTCAGGTTGCTGTGAATGCCTCCATCAAACATGATCGGTTCAGCCGCTCCGAGGTGAAATTTATCAGCACCATAGATGTTGCGGAGACCCAAAAGCAGGCGGACCAATTGTCGAGGGAATTCAGAGAACTGGATACCCGCATCCAGGGCATGAACTGGACTATCGATCTCATGGAATGA
- a CDS encoding sensor histidine kinase produces the protein MKKKIYLRTFGWLMGIWLVFMIGFSIFVISEEENKIKEEFMERSRIIGVSVDRIINDFNDVQDNEGKKTAIQEELSRTLNSFTSYQGYEAAVYTKEGELISSTNEYWTCQYTSRQEGNTFYTDYAVLDPKKWFSTEEIAEMEEYLYGRHHPIEVGDLQGYGVGLEGFWLDGAEVIPDTIRVTKFLAGTFNEQGEATSGSGERLEEPIYRSDYVDAGELPYYEHGGIQGNIIFYPDGKLRLRSDERQLALREALLDKHVFEETIEAYYAFYAPENAANRGFSQPPALEVREGFTYRFITPYLYQGTAKLREVGISVGDYWVLTANEFNSLTGALPILILVWVSCFLIFSFTAGILSAQTWKTFRSREELEQQRRDMTNAIAHDLKTPLAIISGYAENLAENVHTEKREHYAAGIQENVRRCDRMIKDMLELSRMESGGVILVLEEVSLREITKEILSRYENVFVAKEIMLTVDGTAGIRADRQLIERTLDNFISNAAAHTAVGGTVKVSITAERWSITNTGSPILAEELDSIWRAYYRLDKSRMGSGSGLGLSIVRSILELHGFNYGAENTEAGVCFWFAW, from the coding sequence ATGAAAAAGAAGATCTATCTGCGCACTTTTGGCTGGCTGATGGGGATTTGGTTGGTATTTATGATCGGGTTTTCAATCTTTGTCATATCTGAGGAAGAAAACAAAATCAAGGAAGAGTTTATGGAGCGTTCAAGGATCATCGGTGTCAGTGTGGATCGTATTATTAATGATTTCAATGATGTCCAAGACAATGAGGGTAAAAAGACTGCTATCCAAGAAGAACTCAGCCGAACCCTCAATTCCTTTACTTCTTATCAGGGGTATGAAGCCGCTGTTTACACTAAGGAAGGGGAGCTGATCTCCAGCACCAATGAATATTGGACCTGCCAATATACTTCCCGCCAGGAGGGAAATACCTTTTATACAGACTATGCTGTACTTGATCCCAAAAAGTGGTTCAGTACTGAAGAGATTGCAGAAATGGAGGAGTATTTGTATGGCAGGCATCATCCAATAGAGGTTGGGGATCTCCAGGGTTATGGGGTGGGCCTTGAGGGATTTTGGCTTGACGGAGCCGAGGTTATCCCGGATACGATCAGAGTAACCAAGTTTTTGGCGGGCACCTTTAATGAGCAGGGGGAGGCTACCTCCGGCAGCGGGGAAAGGTTAGAAGAACCGATCTACCGCTCCGATTATGTAGATGCCGGGGAGTTGCCCTATTATGAACATGGAGGCATACAGGGGAATATTATCTTCTATCCTGACGGGAAATTGAGACTCCGCAGCGACGAACGCCAGCTTGCCTTGCGGGAGGCCTTGCTCGATAAACATGTCTTTGAAGAAACCATTGAGGCATATTATGCTTTTTATGCGCCTGAAAATGCGGCTAACCGCGGGTTTTCGCAGCCACCGGCCCTTGAGGTCAGGGAGGGTTTCACTTACCGTTTTATCACCCCTTATCTTTACCAAGGCACGGCTAAACTCCGGGAAGTTGGCATCTCTGTCGGTGACTATTGGGTCCTGACCGCCAATGAGTTTAATAGTTTGACCGGAGCTCTGCCCATTCTTATTCTGGTCTGGGTAAGCTGTTTTCTAATCTTCAGCTTTACCGCCGGGATCCTTTCGGCTCAGACCTGGAAGACCTTCCGCAGCCGTGAGGAGCTGGAGCAACAGCGCCGGGATATGACCAATGCCATCGCTCATGACTTAAAGACCCCTCTGGCCATTATCTCCGGCTATGCAGAGAACCTGGCTGAGAATGTCCACACGGAAAAGCGGGAGCATTATGCAGCGGGGATTCAGGAGAATGTCCGGCGCTGTGACCGTATGATCAAGGATATGCTGGAACTCTCCCGCATGGAGAGCGGCGGGGTGATTCTTGTCTTAGAAGAGGTTTCCTTACGGGAGATCACCAAGGAGATACTGTCCAGGTATGAGAATGTCTTTGTGGCAAAAGAGATTATGCTGACGGTAGATGGTACAGCTGGGATCAGGGCCGACAGGCAGCTTATAGAGCGAACCCTGGATAATTTCATCAGCAATGCCGCCGCCCATACAGCAGTGGGGGGTACGGTGAAGGTAAGCATTACGGCGGAGAGGTGGAGTATAACCAATACCGGTTCACCTATCCTGGCGGAAGAGCTTGATTCCATCTGGCGCGCCTATTATAGGCTGGATAAGTCAAGAATGGGCAGCGGTTCCGGCCTTGGATTGTCCATCGTCCGCTCGATCCTGGAGCTACATGGCTTCAACTATGGGGCGGAAAATACGGAGGCAGGGGTGTGTTTCTGGTTTGCATGGTAA
- a CDS encoding response regulator transcription factor encodes MIKILLVEDDLQLQEIIEDYFTAKSAGEIELVCAADGADGLTHAQEKDYDLVLLDVMLPEVDGFTICRELRRHSDVPIMFLTARQAEADRLHGYGLGGDDYMVKPFSLAELYAKANSLIRRAKGMIRDDLMSVGRISLDPYRGTASVDGREVELAPKEYALLKLLMENAGKIVTRETLLVRIWGYDFSGSDRVVDNHIKKLRQTLEEGAEQIKTVVKSGYRLEERK; translated from the coding sequence ATGATCAAGATCCTTTTGGTGGAGGACGATCTGCAATTACAAGAGATCATAGAGGATTATTTCACCGCAAAAAGCGCCGGTGAAATCGAACTGGTCTGTGCGGCCGACGGAGCCGACGGATTGACTCATGCTCAGGAAAAGGACTATGATCTGGTGCTGCTGGACGTTATGCTGCCGGAAGTGGATGGTTTCACGATCTGTCGGGAACTCAGGCGTCACAGCGATGTCCCCATTATGTTCCTGACGGCCCGCCAGGCGGAAGCGGACAGACTTCATGGTTATGGTCTCGGTGGTGACGACTACATGGTAAAGCCCTTTTCTCTGGCGGAACTCTATGCCAAGGCCAACTCTTTGATTCGCCGGGCCAAGGGTATGATACGGGATGACCTTATGAGCGTAGGAAGAATCAGCCTCGATCCTTACAGAGGTACAGCCTCCGTAGATGGAAGAGAGGTTGAACTAGCCCCGAAGGAATATGCTCTCTTAAAGTTGCTGATGGAGAATGCCGGGAAGATTGTCACCCGGGAGACTCTGCTAGTGAGGATCTGGGGCTATGATTTTTCCGGGAGCGACCGGGTGGTGGATAACCATATCAAAAAGCTCCGGCAGACTTTGGAAGAAGGGGCGGAACAGATTAAAACCGTGGTTAAAAGCGGCTATCGTCTGGAGGAGAGGAAATGA